atggaggaagaggaccaCCACTCTCTGAAACACCCCTCTTTTGCTCTGCCGGCGCTCTGAGATCTCCTCCCCAATGGTCTCCATGCAGATGTCGGCTGACAGCTGGCCTTTACGCCGCGGGGCGTAGATGGTGGCTGACACGCGACACAACAGAGAGGACAACAATTTCAAGTGCTTATGTGATCAGGTTCTGCCTCTGGGACAACTGCAATGTACATTCAGCGAACAGCCGCGTGGCGTGACTGCCGACAGGACAGATATGTGACGCAACGTGTGTGACTGCACTCACTGCTTTCATCGTCCTCAAAGTCATAGCGGGCGTAGCTGTTGGGATCAGCCGCTCTCAGAGTCCTCAGCCAGGGGAAGTCTGTTATCATGCTGTAGGGCGCGCCATCCACCACTCCTGAACAATAACATCACAGAAGACGGTTAACTTTAGAAGAACAGGGTTCACATCTCACGCGCCTCCGCTCCGCCTGCGGGTTCAAGTCCAGTCATCCCGCTCAACTTTGCTTTGTCTGGACTGAAAACCGCACGTTCTTCTTCAGCCCGTTTTTCTCCCACGTGATGCATCCAGAAGATTTCGCCATGTCATTTATCAATGCCACCTTCCGCTGCACtgctgaaatgtcacatttcttttaCAACAAGTTGGGCAAAATAActaatttgtttgttattttgatcAGTATACCGCGATTACAACGGATTCCATTGGAAAAGGCTACTCGCACTCGATTTGaaagtgatgtaaaaaaaaaatgaactgacaCTGATCCTGCTATTCAGTGCGTTCTGTAAATGGACCTGCGAGacagttgaaatgaaacaatgactgcGAGGTTAAAGTGCCGACTCTGACCGCTTCGAGGggtttgtttgagtgtgttcaTATTTGGTGAACACAGCGGGACTTGTAggccttttttaaaatagtACAAAAAGGTCCTAAACATCCAGACGAGCAGGAAGTGAAGCTGACCGCATTACAGAGTATCTATCGAGAGTCTGGTGTCGTCTGTAGGTCGGAGGTTCAACAAGACAATTTTTAACACGCACTAATTCGCTACACTGCTCATCTGATGGATGTCAATTGAGTCATTGTTTCAGTAGAAATCCAACAACACTGGACGTGATCTCAATCCAACTGGCTACAAAGCCAAAAAACGGTTCGGTTGATATGTATGTGCGTGTCTACTCTGTGAGGGTTCATGTAGGTGTGACTGCATTACCCTCCAGCGTATAGATGTCCCGGCCCCAGGGGTATTTGGGATGCTTCATCACGTCCTCTTCTGTCCTGGTGGCCTCTGGGAAGAACTCATATTTGATCAACTCTCTGAGAGGGCGAGAcagagacatgcagagagaTCAGTTTGCGGGCTCATGTTCAAACTGAGATCAGGCCGCACACTTGCTTGATTAACCCTCCTACGTGTATTTATATCTACTTAGCTAATGAAAACTGGCCATTGTGCCTGCAGCAATAATGGTGACAACCAATTACGTTCATACTTGTgcaacacaagcacatacactcagtggccactttgtCAGGTACTTATCTGTACGCACCTGTGACATTGTGGGAGAAGCGTTAATCATGCGTTTGTCACTGAGCTCATGGTTAAAAGGTgctgttgtactggactacGGTATGTTGAGAGGTGGCAGTATATTTTGGTCCCTCCCATTTACAAACATGTGGGGGCAAAGggacagaggaagcagaagcaacaaaaaaaaaagtaattccaGCACTTTTTGGACAAGGGTGTTGTTCAACTTTTGTTTACTGTTATCAGAGATTAGGGTGGGCCACGTTAACATTTTCCAACCGGCCACAGTCAGCCTTACAGCCGGTGATTGCTGACATAtacgcaggtgtgtgtgtgtgtgtgtgtgtgtgtgtgtggcgcacAGAGTGCAGACTTCTTCTGTCTGAAGAAATGTGCCTTCATCTTATCCTCTGACATTCGTAAATCAGTGCCAAGACAATGTGCATGATACGGCCCAACTCCAACTGCCAGGACCTTTTTGCGTATGCTTTAAATTGCGCTTCACAGGTGAATTATTTACCGAGTtgagaaaaaacattaaattggctaaataaaatgaaaaacaaccgACGATGGTCATTGCCGATAGTCAATATATTCACCCATCCCTATCAGGGACATTACTCACTGGCTGATGTTGGCTATGGTGTCCATCCAGCTGCGAATGCGAACCTTGTTGCGTATATTTGGAGGGTTGCTGAACTCGTGCACTATTGCGATGTGATAGGCATAGGGCCCCTGGAAGAGCTGACGCTCCAATGCTACTGAGTCaatctgaggaggagagagagagaaggaaagagatggAGTGTCCCGGAGAGggcaaagagaaggagggaagacaCCAGAGACAGGAGAACAACTTCAGCATAATGGAAACTGCGGGAAATGCTTGTCTACCTTCACTACGCAAGTAGGAGGTGTTCGCTTAATTTTCAGCATAAAACTGATTTACCAACTAAAAGCAGCTCAAAATGTCCCACTGGTTGAAAACTGAAATCAACTGACGGCTACTCAAGACTTAGctgttgtttcaaaatgaaagccTTGATAAATGATCTTGGCTGGAAGACTTTTTAACTAGGAGCCACATGCAGAAATGTTGGAGGTGCCCTGTCAACTGTTTTACAGTCgtctcttttataatggtggCAAAATGCTTTTTGAGCTGCAGGTGACTTTCCCGTTGCAATTCCGTCAGCGGCCACTGAGACAAACTGGCAGCAAGACTGagcgccgccgccgccgccgccgcttcCAGCacggaaacaggaaacagacatAACATGACATCCCATGTTACCAACCTGGTGCATAGGGCGCATGTAGATGATGCGGTTCCTCTCAGGAGGCATTCGCAGTATCTGATCCAGGACCTGTTCCATGTCTAGCTTCTTACACTGAGCGTAATCAAACCTGTTCACTATGGGGGCACTTTCCACTCGCAGCTGCTTCAACACCCGACATCTGGTGGCtacagagaggggaggacatGAGGAGACGGTTTGTGACTCAGCATAAAGACGTGACGAAAATGAACataaactgcattaaaaaaaaaagctttgtttttaaaactcgACATAAAGttggatttatttaaaaaggacTATAGTAATATCTGGAGATTGTAATGGTGGACACACTACAATCAAAGATCATATAGTTAACACATTCCAAAGAATGTTTTGACATCATTTTCATCTGTCTTGttcaaaaaacatgaaagtttTTCAAACTTAATGAAATAGTAAGAAATGTGTACAGGCGAGAATGAGTGCAATCTATACCATTACGTGCAGCTCTATGTGAGGGCCACGTCGAGCTTTATGTTGACCCCTTAAGGTCTACATGGGTCATTTGTTGTTCCAAATTCCACCTTTGAACAGTTTGGGCCACAAAACCACTCATTTGTgggaaaataataatcaacttTACTCCAGTAAGAGGTTTTAGTTGTAGTTGTAGAGTATTAGCACACATTTTGTCAAAGTAATGCAAAAGGGCAATGTGAAAAACATGAATCCGAGTCCTTGTTTGTCTGTTACCATGAATGAACATCATCTTGGGGCAGTCTTTAAGGACCAGGTCAGTGATTCCACAGTTGGTCAGTGTGATGCCCACCAGGTTCTTACTCTTCAGAGACAAAATCTGCACGAGCAAAAGCATCGCAGTATGTCAACAATACCAACAAAAGGATACAAAGTCTACAACTGGCTCGATGGAGCTGCCTTTGAGCCCCACCTTTAACACTCTGGCTCCCCCCAGGGGAGGACGACCTTTGAAAAATCACTTTAAAACAAGTTTACTATGTACAGTGAATATACGAAGTATTCACCTCCCCTGTTGGACTCTGAATGACAGTGAattcattaaatgtgtttaacactgataaataataataataatgataataaatgtcTACATattggattgtgtgtgtgtgtgtgtgtgtgtgtgtgtgtacctgtacgTGGTCGTCCTCAGTGACCGGGTCTGAGGTGCTGGTTGATTTGTCAGCCATTCGTTTCCTCCTCACTGCTACTCGAGGCCTGGCTTTAGAAAGATCTACACAACATAAACAATGAGCACAAATACCaccttaaaaaaaatacaaaaatcgGTTGTACATTCAGCACGTGTTCACATGAACTGCCAGCCAACAAACAGGCCAAACAGAAGTCAACTATTTTAACAGCTGTAAGCAACAACGTTAAAAGCGTACTCATCattttagcattgcacttctgGCACaggacagttaaaaaaaaaacaacaacaaaaaaaacagagatgttTTTATCTCTCACAGTCTTCCTTCCACATCCttctacccacaatgcaacaggcagttgatttttttatgacaaagaaaaatcacataaaataagattttaagaGATATTTAAATCATTTAGGCTCAGAAACTGTGCTGGTTTATACACAGTGGTATTGTTATAGTATAAATGTAACACTTTCagttatgaaaaataaataaataaataaataaatcacagaggCTGCTTGCTATTTGGCCCTGCTGAAATGACCAATTAAACCAGCTGGTTTTTGCCATGTGTTGATTTCCATGATTTATGACTGGTATTATTATACTGTAGTGGGTAGGAAATGACTTAGCTTGTTctaaaatgtgttgattttggaTTTACGCTTGATTCCTTGACTCTTTTCCCCTTACTTTCATAACTTTATCTTGCCATcatttatgaaaaacaaaccacaagGATTCATAAACAATTCTTCAGTTAACTCCCCACCGCCGGTTTATCCATTAGAACTTGCAATTATCTCTGCAGTCGAAGTTCTTGGATACACTAGAGCCAATGCGAGACGTCGCcaatctttgttttatttatttctttatttatttttcatgtttctacGTGGGACGTTTATGTTTAGATATAAATATGATGTGTCACTTATATATGTTCTGAGTGGTTGAGAGATTACTTTAGGAGGGGGGGATGAAAAGGAGGGGGTTGCAAttgctttttatgtatttaaaagtacagagcataaaataataatcaacatgTTCAATGATATAACTTGACAGGCCCAAACCTCTGAtactaaacaaacacagctttgGTTGCATACATTAgtggacacattttaaatgtgttctgtGTCTTACCTGTCTCAGGTACCAGGGACACAGAGGACATACGTGTGCAAGATCGGGTCAAAGGTCGTCTAGGAACAAAGTCCTCGTCTCCGGCTTGACGCTGCTGTGAAcctgaacaaacagcagaggcaGATCCAGCAGGGGCAGGTTGTCTCTCCCCCTGTCCAGTCAGCAGTACTGGTCTCCTGGGAGCATGGTTTACAGAAACATATCTGGGCTGCAGACTGTCCACACCGGCAGGACCAGAGCTCTGCCTCACCCCCGCCTCCCTGTCCCCAGCCTGTGCTCCAGAGGAGCCCTGTGTGCCATCATTAGTCCTGCCGGTTCCTGTAGCTCTGTCAGTGGTTGTGGTTGCTCTGTGTGTGGTCCCCGTCAACACCCTCCCACATCCACCCGCCTGCCTGGATGTGGCTGCCCCAGGTCCAACCCTGCCCAGAGATCCAGTCACAGGCCTCACTCCGGTCCTTGCCGCGGCCACAGCACTCCCAGGGCCCCGCACTGTCCCACTGTCAGCCCCGGACCTTGCAGTGGTCTCCCCAGGCTCAGTAGTAATTCCTTTACTGCTAGTCCTCCTGCTGTTCTCAGCAGCAGCCTTCATGTCTGCCTTGATCTGTTCACTGGTCACCTGACAGCTCTTCTCACAGCTGCTCTCCGACACCTGAGCCTTCGTCTGATCGACCGAGGCCGTCGCCGCGTTGTTGCTCCGCCGCAGAGGCGTCTTTCCTTtgcctggaaacacacacacatttatgttacACTGGTGGGGACACTATTCACTTCCATTTATAACTTCACAAAATAAATTTAACTTTGACttgttaaaaactgttttttttttttttttttttttttaaaccaatctCTTGTGCTTTTCAAGGTCTTTAAATGTAGGTGTGTCTTGACAGTTTCCTTTACCTTTTAActgcagatttgtgtgtgtgtgtgtgtggagccacatactgggaaaaaaacagttttacacTCTACAATTTTGTAAATTGAACAAGAAAGACTTGTTACTCTCACATGCCCtcatactgtagctgctgtgtgACAGAGCGCAGTCTACGTCCACAATGTGTCACAACTGTCACTGCTGGGTGTGTTCTGTGGTGTGCTGACACCTTCTGTACAGGACGCTGGCTGCTGCAAACAGGAAGCTGGCATTAGCCTTGAAACAAGgccttcctcttcctcgctgTCCGAGTCTGAGATGACCAGCGGGGGCTTGGGAACGGCGGCTCCAGCTGGTCTGCACTGCTGGACTAAACCACTGGGACCTGGAGGTGGGAGGGATATATCAGTAGACGTCATAACttaataaattataaaatggGAAAGTAAGAATGTAGGGGCCCTACAGGAGTTTGCCAGGAAACCTCCCGTCTTGACCTCAGCTAATGATCAAAAAGGAGCAGCTCCAAACCTGCTTGCTCCTCATCCGGAGGTTGCGGTGTTCCAGCTGGACGACTGGGCCCTGGAGTCACGTCAGCTTCCTCCACTCCCACCTCCTCTACTGCTCCTTTCAGGTCTTTCTGAGGCTCAGGCTGCACGTTCTCCTCCTCTaacatcacctcctcctcctcctcttcctcctcctcctccatcccattTACCTCCACTGGTGCTggggaaacaaacaacatttctttactttttttccccacaggaGGAGGTTACGTTTTCCGGttccatttgtttatttgactgTTAACAGGATCTCTCAAAAACTGACAGGTGAAGCAATCTACTTAACGTCTGGCTTTTAGGAGGCACAATAGTAACATGTCAAATCTAAATTGCCATGAGTGCGAACAATCCCACACAGGACCTGCGTGTGCTTCTTTTTATACGGTTTGCCCTTGCTATGTTTCTACGGAAGACTTtctaaacaaaaataacaaatgaaagtgtgaaaaaGTGAAGGGACCTAAATACTTGAGAAGCCACAGCCCCTGATGGTAACAAGCTTCTATGCTACGGAGTTCAGGTGGGACTTGccattgtgctgctgctgctgctgctgctgctgcggtctttggttgttgttgttgacgttGTTGTTGACGTTGTTGTTGACgttgttgttgacattgttgttgttgacgacaggtggaggagcaggaggcaggTTGTCCTCATTATTGTGGTggtgattgttgttgttgttgtcgttgtcaTTGTTGGAGTTCTGGTTGCTGACCAGTGCTGAGGACACGCCAATACCAGTTCCTGCACTCAGGCCCACCCTGGCAcagccctgacacacacacacacacacacacacacacacacacacacacacacacacacacacacacacacacacacacacacacacacacacacacacacacacacacacacacacacacacacacacacacacacacacacacacacacacaacatgcatcAGCACATACACTAACTTTATGAAGCAGATCAGACCAGCCACACATCAACCATTCATATTAAATAAGATTgaagtctgttgttgttgttgttgttgttaattataaaattcagtgtt
Above is a window of Enoplosus armatus isolate fEnoArm2 unplaced genomic scaffold, fEnoArm2.hap1 Scaffold_279, whole genome shotgun sequence DNA encoding:
- the LOC139307230 gene encoding F-box only protein 38-like; this encodes MGPRRKASKLQPVGGSGGGELVLRPTEPKDYINELSHEVLCHIFRYLPMKDIMCMECLSRKLREAVTLYLRVVKVVDLCAGRWWEYMPSGFTDSSFLLLLKKMPDLEQLYGLHPRYLERRRVRGYEAFSIPGVLEALQACPNLLGVETSHLELVEAIWNYMPQVHILGKFRNRNGAFPIPAENKLTIPITAKIQTLHLVGVNVPEIPCVSMLRHLYLKWVRLTKPQPFKDFLCVSLRTFVMRNCAGPTNSLKYVPLVTGLASARNLEQLELVRVPFLGGLIQHVVEDSWRSGGFRNLHTIVFGACKNALEVDLGYLIITAARRLHELRIQPSLTKDGVFSALKMAELEFPQFETLHLGYVDEFLLQCKMSHSELVKYGLADVIENPGIITDIGIKVVNEVFTNIKYLLIYNCPHLHNPHHWITDQSRWSRLVDLTLVRCHAIKLESFSQFIELLPSLEFICLDQMFREPPKGCARVGLSAGTGIGVSSALVSNQNSNNDNDNNNNNHHHNNEDNLPPAPPPVVNNNNVNNNVNNNVNNNVNNNNQRPQQQQQQQQHNAPVEVNGMEEEEEEEEEEVMLEEENVQPEPQKDLKGAVEEVGVEEADVTPGPSRPAGTPQPPDEEQAGPSGLVQQCRPAGAAVPKPPLVISDSDSEEEEGLVSRLMPASCLQQPASCTEGKGKTPLRRSNNAATASVDQTKAQVSESSCEKSCQVTSEQIKADMKAAAENSRRTSSKGITTEPGETTARSGADSGTVRGPGSAVAAARTGVRPVTGSLGRVGPGAATSRQAGGCGRVLTGTTHRATTTTDRATGTGRTNDGTQGSSGAQAGDREAGVRQSSGPAGVDSLQPRYVSVNHAPRRPVLLTGQGERQPAPAGSASAVCSGSQQRQAGDEDFVPRRPLTRSCTRMSSVSLVPETDLSKARPRVAVRRKRMADKSTSTSDPVTEDDHVQILSLKSKNLVGITLTNCGITDLVLKDCPKMMFIHATRCRVLKQLRVESAPIVNRFDYAQCKKLDMEQVLDQILRMPPERNRIIYMRPMHQIDSVALERQLFQGPYAYHIAIVHEFSNPPNIRNKVRIRSWMDTIANISQELIKYEFFPEATRTEEDVMKHPKYPWGRDIYTLEGVVDGAPYSMITDFPWLRTLRAADPNSYARYDFEDDESTTIYAPRRKGQLSADICMETIGEEISERRQSKRGVFQRVVVLFLHHCDTPGEPVDDDYI